A single genomic interval of Chryseobacterium paludis harbors:
- a CDS encoding sensor histidine kinase, producing the protein MKNLCDFSIFLLILFFPFISFSQIPGLVNYSEEDGLNSSTTYTINQDNKGFIWIGSDNGLFRFDGREFKQFSKKNGLKNIDVLGCNPLSNGENFIMPYLTDFAYLKDGKVINSDYNKELKKLTHISSSYSSGDSLFTYNYDNPKEIFLYRHGKVKAIPLFIDKGLPLMDKYFAFSYDTANHLLYVTNDRDKIVAYNILTKKKTLCSVSMPKMTIYRRGDYFVANLNNKVEIYKRSNKYYLKKIQSFSIREKIHQLVIDKNYRLWLCLDKGGVIYYKQTLQEGNLSHPLKLMDDFVMNHIMIDRDNNVWFSTKNNGIYFITEKFFNNYIHLPVKNNSSFITAIGKNGKNIVLGYNEAKSGILKSNTIKDLVLEKNRKTETKSIFSKGNMIIFGFNLSVIQYNTLTHKINHLGDYSLKSILPYTDDSVLICSSESLTVYNFTTHRKFKLLNERTYNALSYDKDSIFVGDFKDLYKLNVKTKKKILFLEGYYFTDIKKLKSNIYVGSTNLNGIVFFNNKKIIRRITEKNGLSTDQIKKIEVENENIFWASTNSGLSRVEIKGAHIKINNFTQTDGLPSNVVAGCVIRDDTIFAGTSKGLAILPINNLLAQPKFINKKVIVNSVTIGDREIFNLNRKIIGQTPENTVTFDVSFLDYTSQGKVSYKYKVEGLNDEWQISNSSKITFNALPPGKYTFKVFGLGYNGKQSYSSTDLSFEINPKFWQTWWFKLLVIIIIGSSIFSLITLYFQRKRNKKLETLYYEKKIAELELQAIKAQINPHFIYNCLNSIQFLLYKKDYVETENYLDIFSQMIRKTLHYSEKTFMPIKEETEYLSLYLHMEKLRLKEQFDYKIIVSNTVNENWIIPSLLIQPFVENAIKHGISSLKDRKGFIHILFDYVDSLLCITIEDNGIGIGSKPESTAKANSFGVKLSQKRIETFRQLFETNITLELNDLFEKEQKSGTQIKLYMTPYENESTSLHH; encoded by the coding sequence GTGAAAAACCTATGTGATTTCTCTATATTTTTATTAATACTATTCTTTCCTTTTATCTCTTTTAGCCAGATCCCGGGATTGGTAAATTATAGTGAAGAGGATGGACTGAATAGTTCCACTACCTATACGATCAATCAGGATAACAAGGGCTTTATCTGGATTGGTAGTGACAATGGACTGTTCAGATTTGACGGAAGGGAATTCAAGCAGTTCAGTAAAAAAAACGGACTTAAGAACATTGATGTTTTGGGGTGTAACCCTCTGTCTAACGGAGAAAATTTCATTATGCCTTATTTAACTGATTTCGCTTATCTAAAAGATGGAAAAGTTATCAACTCAGATTACAATAAAGAGCTTAAAAAGCTTACTCATATATCATCAAGTTATAGCAGTGGAGATTCACTTTTCACATACAATTATGACAATCCCAAAGAAATTTTTCTATACAGACATGGAAAGGTAAAAGCGATTCCACTATTTATAGATAAGGGTCTGCCATTAATGGACAAATATTTTGCATTCTCTTACGACACTGCCAATCACTTACTTTATGTAACTAACGATCGTGATAAGATAGTCGCTTATAACATTCTCACCAAAAAGAAAACACTTTGTAGTGTTTCAATGCCTAAAATGACTATCTATAGAAGGGGGGATTATTTTGTTGCAAACCTTAATAATAAGGTGGAAATTTATAAGAGAAGTAATAAATATTATTTAAAAAAAATTCAGTCTTTTTCTATTCGTGAAAAGATTCATCAACTTGTTATAGACAAGAATTACAGACTTTGGCTTTGTCTGGATAAAGGGGGTGTCATTTATTATAAACAGACGTTGCAGGAGGGGAATCTTTCCCATCCTTTAAAGCTTATGGATGACTTTGTCATGAATCATATTATGATAGACCGGGATAATAACGTTTGGTTTTCAACAAAAAATAACGGCATTTATTTTATTACAGAAAAGTTTTTCAATAATTACATTCATTTGCCTGTAAAAAATAACTCATCTTTCATAACGGCTATAGGAAAAAATGGCAAAAATATTGTTTTAGGATATAATGAAGCAAAAAGTGGTATTTTAAAATCCAATACTATAAAGGATCTTGTCCTTGAAAAAAACAGAAAAACAGAAACTAAAAGTATATTTTCAAAAGGAAATATGATTATTTTCGGATTTAATCTAAGTGTTATTCAATACAATACGCTTACCCACAAAATAAATCATCTGGGAGATTACAGTTTAAAGAGTATTTTGCCTTACACTGATGATTCTGTACTTATTTGTTCTTCTGAAAGCCTTACAGTTTATAATTTTACTACTCATCGTAAATTTAAGTTGCTTAATGAAAGGACTTACAACGCCTTATCCTACGACAAAGACAGTATTTTTGTAGGTGACTTTAAAGATTTATATAAGCTGAATGTTAAAACAAAAAAGAAGATCTTATTTCTGGAAGGGTATTATTTCACAGACATTAAAAAGCTCAAATCCAACATATATGTAGGATCTACCAACCTTAATGGCATTGTGTTTTTCAACAATAAAAAAATTATACGAAGAATAACTGAAAAAAACGGCTTATCTACTGATCAGATAAAAAAGATCGAAGTTGAAAACGAAAATATTTTCTGGGCCAGTACCAATTCAGGATTAAGCAGGGTTGAAATAAAAGGAGCCCATATTAAGATCAACAATTTCACCCAGACAGACGGACTCCCATCTAATGTAGTCGCTGGATGCGTAATAAGAGACGACACTATTTTTGCAGGAACATCAAAAGGTTTAGCCATTCTCCCTATTAACAACCTGCTGGCACAACCAAAATTTATCAATAAGAAAGTAATCGTTAATTCTGTTACGATTGGAGATCGGGAAATATTTAATCTCAATCGTAAAATTATAGGTCAGACCCCAGAAAATACGGTGACTTTTGACGTAAGTTTTCTCGATTATACTTCTCAGGGAAAGGTAAGCTACAAATATAAAGTTGAGGGTCTGAATGATGAGTGGCAAATCAGTAATTCATCTAAAATTACATTCAATGCCCTTCCACCGGGAAAATATACTTTTAAAGTTTTCGGACTGGGTTATAATGGAAAGCAGTCTTACTCTTCTACCGATCTTAGTTTTGAAATTAATCCCAAATTCTGGCAGACCTGGTGGTTTAAACTTTTAGTGATCATCATTATCGGTTCCTCAATTTTTTCATTAATCACATTATACTTTCAAAGGAAACGAAACAAAAAACTGGAAACACTGTATTATGAAAAGAAAATTGCCGAGCTTGAGCTACAGGCTATTAAGGCACAAATAAATCCCCATTTCATTTACAACTGCCTTAATTCCATTCAGTTTTTATTATATAAAAAAGATTATGTTGAGACAGAAAATTATTTAGACATTTTCTCTCAAATGATCAGAAAAACACTGCATTATTCAGAAAAAACTTTTATGCCGATTAAAGAAGAAACCGAGTATCTTTCACTTTATTTACATATGGAAAAACTCCGGCTAAAAGAGCAGTTTGATTATAAGATAATAGTTTCCAATACCGTAAATGAAAATTGGATCATTCCTTCCCTTTTGATTCAGCCTTTTGTTGAGAATGCTATAAAGCATGGAATCTCCAGTTTAAAAGACAGAAAAGGATTTATTCATATCCTATTTGACTATGTTGATTCATTACTTTGCATTACAATCGAAGACAATGGTATCGGAATAGGAAGCAAACCAGAATCTACTGCAAAGGCCAATTCTTTTGGTGTAAAATTATCTCAAAAAAGAATTGAAACATTCAGGCAGCTTTTTGAGACTAATATAACTTTAGAACTCAATGATCTTTTTGAAAAAGAGCAAAAATCAGGTACACAAATAAAACTATACATGACTCCTTATGAAAACGAAAGTACAAGTCTGCATCATTGA
- a CDS encoding LytR/AlgR family response regulator transcription factor — protein sequence MKTKVQVCIIDDEQDGRDYISLLLKNEFPDIQISFQASSVEEAYINLIKNAPDILFLDIQLKDGTAFDLLSKFREINSQIIFITAFEHFAIQAIKNGATDYLLKPIKKMDFIMAVNKALEINKKNKSSTTAINQNKISLPTLQGFKLTNITDIVRCEADSSYTTFYMSDKTKIIVSKTLHEFEEFLADYNFFRIHHKHLINLSHLKEYIKGKGGQVIMTDNSVLDVSVRKKNDFLNKIEHME from the coding sequence ATGAAAACGAAAGTACAAGTCTGCATCATTGATGACGAACAAGACGGAAGAGATTATATTTCTCTTTTGCTTAAGAATGAATTTCCGGATATTCAGATTTCATTTCAGGCTTCAAGCGTAGAAGAAGCATATATTAATCTTATAAAGAATGCTCCGGACATACTGTTTTTAGATATTCAGTTAAAAGATGGGACGGCATTCGACCTGCTCTCAAAGTTTAGAGAAATCAATTCTCAGATCATTTTTATAACTGCTTTTGAGCATTTTGCAATTCAGGCTATAAAAAACGGTGCCACAGATTATCTCCTGAAACCGATAAAAAAGATGGATTTTATTATGGCTGTTAATAAGGCTTTAGAAATCAATAAAAAAAATAAAAGCTCCACAACAGCAATTAATCAAAATAAAATCAGCCTTCCTACTTTGCAGGGTTTTAAATTAACTAATATTACTGATATTGTACGTTGCGAAGCCGATTCCAGCTATACAACTTTTTATATGAGTGATAAGACGAAGATTATAGTATCTAAAACGCTGCATGAATTTGAAGAATTTCTAGCGGATTATAATTTTTTCAGAATACATCATAAACACCTTATTAATCTCAGTCATTTAAAAGAATATATAAAAGGAAAAGGTGGTCAGGTTATTATGACGGATAATTCTGTTTTGGATGTCTCAGTACGTAAGAAAAATGATTTTCTAAATAAAATTGAACATATGGAATAA
- a CDS encoding T9SS type A sorting domain-containing protein produces the protein MTRIYFFLIYLLLGSLLFKAQSPCSDFNSTTNPQGNWNTAPYPNGNVLASSGSPNTFDNSQYLALEDQSGGSFFINTTDFKNLGQRFLGQCLYFDFYLEKDGNFGAPIHPAIHIMAGDKIITFTANITVTPNSGWVRVRAPIANATASAFPSNAEGTWSIAGGVWTEFNNVMNNSTAAMITPDYTSNIGERVWYDNICIKSCDGCSADFKLETIFGSNTNTASVKLTLNNPILVSTPSSPGSTYTVTWGDGTSSAYTLSALTHTYANSGTYTICVTEKQGKLTLCTRCFTFCYSKASVPSKEINTANTPPQIDIKAIGKAELATNNDYKLVPNPAKAYVDVQTNLSARGSVSVRIIDMSGKTVLEKSETLESGRQNIKLNTQNLIQGSYIVEIKTDNKTNSQKLLISK, from the coding sequence ATGACAAGAATATATTTTTTTTTAATCTATCTATTACTCGGATCTCTTTTATTTAAAGCACAAAGTCCCTGTTCCGATTTCAACAGCACCACCAATCCCCAGGGAAATTGGAATACTGCTCCATATCCCAACGGAAATGTTCTTGCTTCAAGCGGCAGCCCTAATACATTTGACAATTCCCAATATCTCGCCTTAGAAGATCAGTCGGGGGGTTCATTTTTTATCAATACCACTGATTTTAAAAATTTAGGTCAACGCTTTTTGGGTCAATGCCTGTATTTTGATTTTTATCTCGAAAAAGACGGGAACTTTGGAGCTCCTATCCACCCTGCTATTCATATTATGGCAGGTGATAAGATCATAACATTTACTGCCAATATTACGGTAACTCCAAATAGCGGCTGGGTTCGCGTACGTGCTCCAATAGCTAATGCTACAGCCTCAGCCTTTCCAAGTAATGCAGAAGGAACATGGAGCATAGCAGGGGGAGTATGGACAGAATTCAATAATGTTATGAATAATTCTACCGCTGCAATGATCACTCCTGACTATACTTCCAATATTGGTGAGAGGGTATGGTACGATAATATCTGTATTAAATCATGCGATGGATGTTCTGCTGATTTTAAATTAGAGACTATATTTGGTAGCAACACCAATACAGCATCTGTAAAGTTAACGCTTAATAATCCAATTTTAGTATCTACACCATCCAGCCCTGGAAGTACCTATACAGTAACCTGGGGTGATGGAACATCATCGGCGTATACTTTATCAGCGTTAACACATACGTATGCCAATTCTGGTACTTACACCATATGCGTAACCGAAAAACAAGGAAAATTAACACTATGTACACGATGCTTTACTTTCTGTTATTCGAAAGCCAGCGTACCCTCAAAAGAAATTAATACAGCGAATACACCCCCTCAAATCGACATTAAAGCAATTGGCAAAGCAGAACTTGCCACAAATAATGACTACAAATTAGTTCCTAACCCAGCCAAAGCCTATGTAGATGTTCAAACAAATCTATCAGCGAGAGGCTCTGTTTCTGTGAGAATAATTGATATGTCCGGAAAAACAGTTTTGGAAAAATCCGAAACTTTAGAAAGCGGCCGTCAAAATATAAAACTAAATACTCAAAATCTTATTCAGGGAAGTTATATTGTTGAAATTAAAACCGACAATAAAACGAACTCTCAGAAATTACTTATTTCAAAATAA